One Tetrapisispora phaffii CBS 4417 chromosome 2, complete genome genomic region harbors:
- the GAG1 gene encoding Gag1p (similar to Saccharomyces cerevisiae YLR407W; ancestral locus Anc_4.272), translated as MTKVKESSESGTNNILQKHNLKTSISQSLQKWRNTFKRITHEALVTLDEASSTTDDKIDALFHNGDSASSLNTSLSSNSRTAARNSANLNARVEMRLTDETESLDGSSSDNSLGDSTSADENEDGQRTVSYDTYDAPVRCKKLRQELGEPFWQADIIWRERRDLWVEPVQFNEYVKDANSKKTRKAFKKIPIDYYPRIYQKLAVDDKPLREPLNLEDAVQVINSGWTETKKWSNMR; from the coding sequence ATGACAAAGGTAAAAGAATCATCAGAATCTGGTACAAATAATATCCTTCAAAAACATAATCTGAAAACATCTATATCACAAAGTTTACAAAAATGGAGAAATacatttaaaagaattacaCATGAAGCATTAGTTACTCTCGATGAAGCATCGTCGACTACagatgataaaattgaCGCATTATTCCACAACGGGGACTCAGCCTCCTCATTAAACACAAGTTTGTCCTCCAATTCCAGAACAGCAGCCCGAAATTCTGCAAATCTAAATGCAAGGGTAGAAATGAGACTGACCGATGAAACAGAATCATTAGATGGCTCATCATCCGATAATAGTTTAGGTGACTCCACCTCAGCAGATGAGAATGAGGATGGTCAAAGGACAGTTTCATATGATACTTATGATGCTCCTGTAAGATGTAAAAAGCTACGACAAGAACTTGGTGAGCCATTTTGGCAGGCTGATATCATTTGGAGAGAAAGAAGAGATTTATGGGTTGAACCTGTACAATTCAATGAATATGTTAAAGACGCAAACTCTAAAAAAACTAGAAAAGCTTTTAAAAAGATTCCAATCGATTATTATCCTCGAATTTACCAAAAATTGGCCGTCGATGATAAACCATTAAGAGAACCTTTGAATCTTGAAGATGCTGTGCAGGTTATCAATTCTGGTTGGacagaaacaaaaaagtGGTCAAATATGAGATAG
- the RPL31B gene encoding 60S ribosomal protein eL31 (similar to Saccharomyces cerevisiae RPL31A (YDL075W) and RPL31B (YLR406C); ancestral locus Anc_4.270), with protein MAGLKDVVSREYTINLHKRLHGVSFKKRAPRAVKEIKKFAKLHMGTEDVRLAPELNQEIWKRGIKGVPLRLRLRISRRRTEEEDAKNPLFSYVEPVFVASVKGLHTTVVEEDA; from the exons ATGGCCGGTTTAAAAGACGTTGTTTCTCGTGAGTACACCATCAACTTACACAAAAGA TTACACGGTGTTTCTTTCAAGAAGAGAGCCCCAAGAGCTGTCAAGGAAATCAAGAAGTTCGCTAAGTTACACATGGGTACTGAAGATGTCAGATTAGCTCCAGAATTAAACCAAGAAATCTGGAAGAGAGGTATCAAGGGTGTTCCATTAAGATTGAGATTAAGAATCTCTAGAAGAAGAACCGAAGAAGAAGACGCCAAGAACCCATTATTCTCTTACGTCGAACCAGTCTTCGTTGCTTCCGTTAAAGGTTTACACACCACTgttgttgaagaagatgcTTAA
- the TPHA0B00690 gene encoding uncharacterized protein, which translates to MQYYIQKRYFTGLKPIVFKPGSIFSKVDEANREWNIVTARTYDKPLPTPQRSEVDNLVKEMNAMGLGTQTNMELNFSTTNDTSSIRIPPYIEDKTIAFPQIDFSIFSESMASDGDSINETELLKESFFHIVANHNDQIIYSEIESSNVFPNDSQEKNEFKESIRKQNKKKYIFGKYQKMFDFIYIYNNTVMQYYEAQKLIDIDTLFLDFEVREYNSQ; encoded by the coding sequence ATGCAATATTACATCCAAAAAAGGTATTTCACTGGTTTAAAACCCATTGTGTTTAAGCCAGGTTcgatattttcaaaagttgaTGAAGCAAACAGGGAATGGAACATTGTAACAGCAAGAACATACGATAAGCCTTTACCGACTCCCCAACGATCTGAAGTTGATAATCTAGTCAAAGAAATGAATGCAATGGGATTGGGAACACAGACTAATATGGAATTAAACTTTAGTACCACTAATGATACATCTAGCATCCGAATTCCACCATATATCGAAGACAAAACCATAGCATTCCCGCAAATCGACTTTAGCATATTTTCAGAATCAATGGCCTCCGACGGAGATTCTATCAATGAAacagaattattaaaggaATCATTCTTTCACATTGTTGCTAACCACAATGACCAGATTATTTATAGTGAAATAGAATCTTCAAATGTATTCCCTAACGATTCTCAAGAGAAGaatgaattcaaagaatCAATACGAAAACagaataagaaaaaatacatatttggcaaatatcaaaaaatgtttgatttcatatatatttacaacAATACCGTCATGCAATACTACGAGGCACAAAAACtcattgatattgataCACTCTTCCTAGATTTTGAAGTGAGAGAATATAATAGTCAATAA
- the TPHA0B00680 gene encoding DUF1765 domain-containing protein (similar to Saccharomyces cerevisiae YDL073W; ancestral locus Anc_4.267): MVTTDDNDPLRNYSEKILEDTDHDIEIDELYQGLNKFILLIGDKRYLKEAGSTKHIANFLRLNFLSYLRKETSYKLVRHKEDVRIILTQWWVTLLNFLNSDADECSMEVLIYSSDIDVLSVCLECISKILSKTLLTLSNAVDNLETFSHHILITLHYMTNRLILSSRLLRDPSAHLSKRIAFLQKYNSLLRSFLGKLNAYAFFFLPDSLNFDIQLLMELQPNISLEDHKTAFSWKKRKFFITDEGKTSMDPKSIETEDTQFFKIIISYLKQDMIFTSFYWHYWYIIMTLTSSTDELQNTLKKSDEIPGLAILLKYVTWNFLSSDLHRLRSFNSSKLKQNKDANSTASSIIEANESMPDSDMDLDVQSVQRSKNSKIRKVSDQEYNNFIICNFRSFKLWECLRSLSYDFGLHISPILGLHDGSLLSFISTIPAYDSFASNIVYNKLFQFILFQFDSIFTDQFINWRFWCRGILMMLKTFSIKSEIIGLTSLFNIWKYIPNSYLRSLEENLIYNYWDLLIDKSSDNLTKILFVRLIVFKILQTDNNSLKMNLKKKLYAIDKEASSFAESNSDFVYESDSSILSFNGNRIFSITANKQLSEGDILLRKKKLAEVTKGKKSPIIFSSIIDIATSRVSVVLKNGKYPYDVIDELSTRATLLDLTQNIQKINNTVIPIQKTSTRFK; this comes from the coding sequence ATGGTAACTACTGATGATAATGATCCTTTAAGGAACTACTCTGAGAAAATATTGGAGGATACCGATCATGACATCGAAATTGATGAGTTATATCAAGgtttaaataaattcattctGCTAATTGGTGATAAAAGGTACCTGAAGGAAGCTGGTTCTACTAAACATATTGCAAATTTCCTACgtttgaattttctttcatATCTACGTAAGGAAACTTCATATAAATTAGTAAGGCATAAAGAAGATGTAAGGATTATTTTAACTCAATGGTGGGTAACTTTATTGAACTTTTTGAATAGTGATGCTGATGAATGCTCAATGGAAGTCTTAATTTACTCTTCTGATATCGATGTTTTATCGGTATGTTTAGAATGTATTAGCAAAATTTTGTCAAAGACATTACTGACGCTTTCAAATGCTGTTGATAATTTGGAAACATTCTCTCACCATATTTTGATTACATTGCATTACATGACAAATAGACTAATTCTATCTTCAAGACTTCTACGCGACCCATCAGCTCATCTCAGTAAGCGTATAGCATTCCTTCAGAAATACAATTCACTTTTAAGATCGTTTTTAGGAAAATTGAATGCATACGCATTCTTTTTCCTGCcagattcattaaattttgatatacAATTATTAATGGAACTCCAGCCAAATATTAGTTTAGAAGATCATAAAACTGCATTCTCATGGAAAAAAAGGAAATTCTTCATCACTGATGAAGGCAAAACATCGATGGATCCAAAAAGTATCGAAACTGAAGATACACagtttttcaaaattattatttcatatttaaaacaagATATGATATTTACCTCATTTTATTGGCATTATTGGTACATAATTATGACACTTACCTCTTCAACAGATGAATTACAGAatacattaaaaaaatcagaTGAAATTCCTGGCCTtgcaattttattaaaatacgTCACATGGAATTTTTTAAGTTCAGACTTGCATAGATTGAGATCTTTTAATAGTTCAAAGcttaaacaaaataaagatGCAAATTCAACTGCCAGTTCAATTATAGAAGCAAATGAATCTATGCCAGATTCTGATATGGATCTAGATGTTCAATCTGTGCAAAGAAGCAAAAATAGTAAGATAAGAAAAGTATCTGATCAAGAATACAATAATTTCATAATATGCAATTTCAGAAGTTTTAAATTGTGGGAATGTCTTAGAAGCTTATCATATGATTTCGGCTTACACATATCGCCAATTCTAGGTTTACACGATGGTTCACTTTTATCATTCATCTCTACAATTCCTGCATATGATTCATTTGCGAGTAATATTGTATATAACAAGCTATTCcagtttattttatttcagtTTGACTCAATATTTACAGaccaatttattaattggaGATTCTGGTGCCGTGGTATACTAATGATGTTGAAAACATTCTCCATCAAGTCAGAAATTATTGGGCTTACTAGTCTATTTAATATCTGGAAGTACATTCCTAATTCTTATTTGAGATCCttagaagaaaatttgatatataaCTATTGGGACCTATTAATCGATAAAAGTAGTGATAATCTAACCAAAATACTATTTGTCAGATTAAtagtttttaaaatattacagACTGATAACAACagtttgaaaatgaatttaaagaagaaacttTACGCAATAGATAAAGAGGCCAGTTCTTTCGCTGAAAGTAATTCTGACTTTGTATATGAATCGGATAGTTCGATACTTTCCTTTAATGGTAATAggatattttcaataactgcaaataaacaattatcAGAGGGTGATATATTACTCAGAAAAAAAAAGCTGGCAGAAGTTACGAAAGGAAAGAAGTCACCAATTATTTTCTCCTcaattattgatattgCAACATCGAGAGTATCTGTAGTCttaaaaaatggaaagTATCCATATGATGTCATTGACGAACTCTCAACTCGAGCTACGCTTTTGGACTTGACTCAAAAcatacaaaaaataaacaacaCAGTTATTCCAATTCAAAAAACATCTACAAGGTTCAAATAA